ACATGCattaaaatgtttaattttataagataaaaaGTTGCTAATTGGATAAGTTTGTTTCCTCAAAAATTGGATTAACTTGCTAGTTAAAGGGTTGCCAACTAAGTTGGAGActttaatgtttttcttttttaaatgatGTTAGTGTATGTTTGGTTGTTATTATGGGAGTCTTTAAAATCTTAAATAATGAAGAGAaggaaaatgtattttaaaactGTCAGAAATCATAATTGTAAATTGTAAAAAGTAGTAATAGAGAAGTTGACAGAGGTGTCGGAACTGCAAAGGGCAGTGTATTGGCGGAAAATCGTTGGCAGTAGTGTGGCGACGGTATGACTATAGTTCGTCGATCTTATCAAAGGTGTTGCGGTTGTAGATCGTTGGTGCGGTGGCTTTCTGGCGGAAGAGTGTTGATGGTTATCCATATGGATTTACGTAAGATTTGTCGTCGCACATGAGTAAGAATAAGTTACTAAAATATATTAATGCTTGTGTCTGCAAAAGCCCGTATAAAAAGAAGGCAGAGCGGGACAAACATATTAGAGAGTGCGGGCCTAAAACTTTGGCACATCCTGCAAAATAATGCGGGCAAAATAAGCACGTCCGACGGGTTGGGCCCGTTTGTCACCCCTACATCTGACAACCAATAAAAAACAACGTAAGCATTTTTTTCTTCTTACGCATTCTGGTTCCCATAGAAATATGGCCCTAATAATCCAGAGATCATGCCGAGATGTCATGACAATGATTAAGCACTGTTTCCACCAAAAATAAAACTcaacaaaaatgttttttttttaacaaaagcgctgtttttatttttctctaaTAAACTAGAGCGTTTTTGAAACGCTTTCTATTTTAGAAACATTTTGAAACTTTATAAAAACGCTATAATGGATatgtactgacagtgtaaaatagttttacactgtcattcaatAGAAAACAAGCGgtctgccatgtcattaaaaaaatattaaaataaaaagatgatataattggatacatggttgtgattggttgacaatgtaaaattattttacactatcagtacatcacattttttttataataaaaataatgttattaaaatattaatctaTCGTTGTGTGAAAattgtttaataaataatttataaatatatttttataagtcACTCGGAATCTTAAAATTTGTCATAACCTTGGAAAATCTTCAAAATCCAACATATTAaactttcttatataaaaataaataacacaatattTATTTCGGAGTAAAAAGAGTTGGATCTGCAAAGTTCAAATCCTACCAAGATTATAAAATATACTAATAATTAATCTATTATAATTTGTCATTGAAAACAAAAATTTAAGTTGGTAATTCGGTTGGAATGTTTCAACAGCCTACATTACAACATATAAACTAAAATGTTTAATTTTAAAAGAAGTTGCTATTAATAATTTGTTATTTAGCTACTACTACTAGTTTAGTGACAAAAACAGCTTTTTCTTTAATCATATAGAGAAAAAATAACAACAATTGGGAAAATTTAACATGCATATAGTATCTTAAAAGGCTACTTTACAACATGTATTAACATGTTTAATTATAAAAGAAGTTGATAACTGGATTAAGTTGTCTCCTCAAAAAATGGATTAACTTGCTAGTTAAAGTGTTGCCAACTTAGTGGGAGATTTAAATGATGTTAGTCATCAACCAAGCATTGAGTGttgattaatataattgattGGACTGAGCATGTATTGAAAAGTTAGTTAATTAGTAATCACTTTAGTTATCAAATTATTTCAATTTTGCAAAAGAATTTTGTAATGGATCATTTGTATAtgtattatgtattatgtattgaaatttttataaactaaaactaattttgaaattgagttttgaaaattttctacaatgaaaaatatttttagtgtgagttttgaaaattttaaattttataactaGTTTCatacataattattattttttatataaagatGACATATAATGTGTTTATTTAGcagtaattttaataattataattgttGGAAAATGATTGTCAGAGTAGTGATTGGTGGAGGTTAGAGTGATAATTGGTAATGATTATAATAGTAGTCGGTAGCGGTTGAATTAGTGATGAAATATAGATAAAGTGACGATATGTGATGGATAAAGGCAATGTGCAATCTCTATATTTTCTTGATTGACTTGCTAGATTGATAGCTGAGCTGTTATCTATTTGTATCTTGATTGGCCTCTTGACTTCAATTTTCAATTCATTTAGAAATGACTTCATCCATATGGCCTGACATGAAACATAACATCCAACTATGTACTCTAACTCGCATGATGAAAGGGCCACAAATGGTTGTTTTGTTGAGAATCGAAAAATTAGTGAATCAAGGAACTCCaagtatgtaatgtttgttttgtCCACTTTATCAGCACAACGCgcgaagaacttcatcttcaacccttGAACTGTGATTTTGCAGGTTCATGAACTTGTGTTTTGAGCTCAAACACCAAGCTTGCAAGCTTCTACACACATCACCGTTCATGTCTCTCTGCATTAGAGACATTGATTGGCTATAAGCAGAGAGAATTTGCAAAAAACACACAAAGAACGCTTGTtctttaaagttaaattaaacggttaatatgatgattaaatgacAAGTAATAGAGGACTTTGAATCAGTGAGGCAAAACGAAGAGAGTGGTAACTTGCTCTTGCAGTGAAGTAACTCTTATCTACCTATTAAAAGTGAGCTTCAAGGTCTGGAAATGGTAAAATCGAGTTGGTGCTTGCAAGGTGTTTCAAACTTCTGTAATGGTTCGAGTAGCTTCAGATGATGCTGATGAAGGTTTTTGGGTGAAGAATTGAAGTTAAAACAAGCTTGAATGAAAAAACAAACTTATGGATTTTAGAGGTATCAGATTGACATTTATTGAGAGTTTTAGAGGCTTTTGAAGCTTGCAAATGAAGGCGAAAGACTCCTCCATTTATAGGAAAAGCAATAAGGACAAGGTACGGGTGAAATTAGATCCCAATCGtgtgaaatgatttgagaaaattcTAGATCCAACCCGTGTGAAAATGAGCATAAAACATGTGAATTTTGGATCAACTTCATGTCGTTTTGCATTGTGGTGAATGCGTTTTGGTGTGAGGAACGGATTTCACATGGTTTGAGTGTTCGCAAGTTAGGTTTTGTGGAGTTTTGGTTTCAGATCATGTACCAAAAATGTGTATACAACGAAAATCCATCACTTGCTAACGCCAAAGCGCTCATCGCAAAATAATCAGAAAACACGTAAACTACGGTAATATACGCGTAACGCGATAAAATTCCAGCACCTCAATAAGCTATATACAATATTTGCGCCACTTTAAAACTAAAAAGTAATCGAAAAAGTAAACCGAAAACAGCCTCACGCGACTGAAACTATGCGTCCAAATGTGTTCGAGAGCTAAATCAAATTAAAACTCCTGAAATTGCAACACAATGCAAAATTCAGCAACACAACATACACATGCACATTATTACAATGATTCACAGTCCAGCACAGATCGAATTACAACAGATCGAATTACAACAGTAGCTACGCAAACAAAGACCAAAAAATCAACATGTCATACTACAAAATAAATCGCAAAAGGTAGAACCCACCCACAGAGTGTCGAAGACGGTGTCGTTGCGACGCTGATGCTAATGCAAATCGAACAAATGTTGATGACTTGAAGTGTTGCTGTTGGAGCTGTTTAACGGTTTTGGGATTGAAGCGCAACAGGTACTATTGAGAATAAGATCCTCCTTAAAGCTAGAATCTGTCCCGCCACCACCATTGACGACAAAAAGTTAAACCAGCAACATTTGTTGACTTGCAGTTTCGAACAAACAAACATAGTCTTCATATTCGCGAGAACACTCCAAAAAGTCAAGTCATGTTTTCTTCCCAGTTTCAGATTCATTTACAGTTGCATTTCCTCATTACTCTTCTCAATTCCAGAACCTTCTACAACAACCTCCTCCTCACCAACATCATTGACTGACTTTGACTTGTTCCCTTCAAATTCAATCAAGAATTTTCCCAGAAGATCAGCTACTGTATTGCCATTGCAATTATCTACAGAAGAAGGCACAAAGATGGCTCAATTGAGTATGTAAACTCAGAATTTTCAAATCCTTTTTGCATAAAAATCAGAAACCTCTAAGCAAAAGTTTCTGAAATATAAATTGATATAAATACATCAAAAATAACAGGCATTGCATCCTATGGTGGAAGGCTCAGAAGATTCCATCATGCCATGGTGGAAGCACATTGTAAATTGCGATTTATTGACTTTTTTTCGGGTCTGAACCCCTCATTCAGAAAAACCACCTTTGCCTTGGAGTAATCTGGAGTTAAGCTAGGTAGGATCTAAAAGGGTTCCAAAGCTCTCTTAGCACTTTTTAGTTTTCGGTTATCTCGTGGCTTTGATTTCCAAACGATTTTCCTTGTGTATCCTTGCAGACAAATCTGAAACAAGAGCATAATTATTGCTTTCATAGCACGCAGTCATAAATGCTGCTAACGATACACGATTAACATGAACATCCATGTCTAGTAACTTATTAAAGAACAGCGCAGCCATGCCTACTTTTTTCTCACTACATAGCTTTCTGACCAAGGTATTAGCTGTCCGAATCCAATGCTTCTTTTCCAGCCTTTCTAGAATAACCATAGCAGATAAACAATCATCTTCCTTACAATATTCGTAAGCCAAAGTTACCCTAGTAACTTCACACGGGGTAAGTCCCTTTTCTATCATAGAGTCATACAAACCCCGAGCCTCGTCGAGTTTTGACTGCTTGCATAGCCCACTTATAATAGCACCGTATGTAATAGAATCTGGAACACAACCATGGTCACTCATCCTACGGAAAAACTTCATCGCCAAGGTCAAATTTCCTTCTCTGCAATAACCACATATCATAGATGTATAAGTTTTGTTTGTAGGAATAACTCCGATTCTCACAGCTTCCTCGAAACACATCTCACTTTCTTTCATACGATTTTCCCTACAGAAGACCGCAATCAATGTTGTGTATGAATGAATATCCGGTTGAATACCACTTTTTACCATCTTATTGAATAACACCAATGCTTCCTTGATATTTCCCTGTTTGCAATGCTCAGACATGAGAATACTATAGGTGACTTTATCGGGTTTCAACCCATTATGAAAGCCATCCTCGAGCATTTTGTAAGCCTCCTGTACCCTTCCCCTTTTACAAAGACCATCAACAATTGCATTATATGTACACACATTAGGACTGAAACCTTCACTACTCATTAGATTCATCAAATCGTACGCTCTATCAAAATTTCCGGCTTTGCAATGCCCGTCAATGAGCGCCGTGTATGTGTTCGTGTTCGGGACTAACCCCTGCTCCTTCATTCGACTCAGTAGCATCTCTGCCCGGTTTAGTTTCTCATCTCTACAATACCCACTTATCATGGCAGTATACGTAAGCACATTTGGCTTGTGATTTTCGCTTCGAACAAGCTTAAGAAACAATCTAAACGCTTTCTCGGTCCATCCTTTCTTACAAAGACCGTCAATCAACGACGTATGCGTATACACATTAGGTTTCCAACCTTTCCCAACCATCTCCTCCAACATTTCAAACGCTTGCTTAATGCTACCCCTTTTGCACAAACCTTCAATCATAGACGTGTAATTAATCAAATTCGGCTCCAAACCCATATCAACTAACCTACGAAAATACCACAACGCTCTTGTCCCATAACCCTTTTCACAGAATCTACTAATAATTAACGTAAACGTTGCATTATCAACGACAAAACCCCTCTCGAGCATCGCACTCAACCACCTATCCGCCTCCAAAACATCACCAATCTTACAATACATAACAACCATCACCCTATAGCTAACAGAATCCGGTTGCACCCCTCTCACACACATTTCCTCAAACAGCAACTCTGCATACTCAACCAAACCAAACTCACTCGTCACCTTGATAATCCAATTCAAAGTCCGAGTATTCGGAACCAAACCCTGGTTATGCATTTCAATAACCATCTCCACAGCCTCCTTCAACCTCCCAACCTCAGCAAAACTCTCCACCATACACCTCATAACTTCATTCCCTTTCTCCAAATTCCTATTCCCAATCAACGAACTCGCACAAACTACATACAATCTCATAAAATATCGAAACTTTGGATACCCAATTGCCCAATAAAAGAACCCAAGAGCCACCATTGAACCACAATCACCTGCAAGTGAAGCAACAACAGTAACAGCTTGTTCGTGGGTTAAACAATCAGGATCAACCCCAAGATTGAGTCTTGGAGGTGAAACTCGTACATGGGTGTGTTCATTGTATGATTCGCGAACCAATGAACACACCCTTTGGACTATAGATTGTGATTGTATTGATGGagccacatcagaatcagaagaagttAATTGTGTTGATGAAGATAAATAGCGTAGTGATTGTGTGTGGAAGATGAAGAGTGAGGTGAATCTACGTGGAATGGCATGAGTTCTGAGAATCATAAAGCACAAAATGAAAAATGACGGCGGCGCCGGTGGAGATGAGAGAGAGAGTGTGACCTA
The Vicia villosa cultivar HV-30 ecotype Madison, WI linkage group LG6, Vvil1.0, whole genome shotgun sequence genome window above contains:
- the LOC131608758 gene encoding pentatricopeptide repeat-containing protein At4g19890 — encoded protein: MILRTHAIPRRFTSLFIFHTQSLRYLSSSTQLTSSDSDVAPSIQSQSIVQRVCSLVRESYNEHTHVRVSPPRLNLGVDPDCLTHEQAVTVVASLAGDCGSMVALGFFYWAIGYPKFRYFMRLYVVCASSLIGNRNLEKGNEVMRCMVESFAEVGRLKEAVEMVIEMHNQGLVPNTRTLNWIIKVTSEFGLVEYAELLFEEMCVRGVQPDSVSYRVMVVMYCKIGDVLEADRWLSAMLERGFVVDNATFTLIISRFCEKGYGTRALWYFRRLVDMGLEPNLINYTSMIEGLCKRGSIKQAFEMLEEMVGKGWKPNVYTHTSLIDGLCKKGWTEKAFRLFLKLVRSENHKPNVLTYTAMISGYCRDEKLNRAEMLLSRMKEQGLVPNTNTYTALIDGHCKAGNFDRAYDLMNLMSSEGFSPNVCTYNAIVDGLCKRGRVQEAYKMLEDGFHNGLKPDKVTYSILMSEHCKQGNIKEALVLFNKMVKSGIQPDIHSYTTLIAVFCRENRMKESEMCFEEAVRIGVIPTNKTYTSMICGYCREGNLTLAMKFFRRMSDHGCVPDSITYGAIISGLCKQSKLDEARGLYDSMIEKGLTPCEVTRVTLAYEYCKEDDCLSAMVILERLEKKHWIRTANTLVRKLCSEKKVGMAALFFNKLLDMDVHVNRVSLAAFMTACYESNNYALVSDLSARIHKENRLEIKATR